A section of the Prionailurus bengalensis isolate Pbe53 chromosome C2, Fcat_Pben_1.1_paternal_pri, whole genome shotgun sequence genome encodes:
- the CC2H3orf86 gene encoding LOW QUALITY PROTEIN: uncharacterized protein C3orf86 homolog (The sequence of the model RefSeq protein was modified relative to this genomic sequence to represent the inferred CDS: inserted 3 bases in 3 codons), producing the protein MSKSLFGQGKKPLDTFFWVNEITGEITYPPXRTDVLEASPASLENPQDRPRSQHGSVQXAPSSDQGLSSTPAQKXCLSLPSKTSLKDTGSRNSLPSAPTYGLAKAGPRSTLPFSPPPTPSQSQQFLSPSHHQEALHQHEAPLDQQPAPSVFLSSQPFCPLGLHLQAEKCP; encoded by the exons ATGTCTAAAAGTCTGTTTGGACAGGGGAAGAAACCTCTAGATACGTTTTTCTGGGTAAACGAGATAACTGGAGAAATCACCTATCCCC TGAGGACAGATGTACTTGAAGCTTCTCcagcttctctggagaacccccAAGATAGGCCCAGATCTCAGCATGGGAGCGTGC GGGCTCCTTCCAGTGACCAGGGTCTGTCCAGCACACCTGCACAGA GCTGTCTTTCACTTCCTTCTAAGACTTCGCTGAAAGACACTGGCTCAAGAAATTCCCTCCCATCTGCACCAACCTATGGCCTGGCTAAGGCTGGACCAAGGAgcaccctccccttctccccaccccccacacccagccAATCTCAGCAATTCCTGTCACCATCTcaccaccaggaggcgctccacCAACATGAGGCACCCTTGGACCAGCAGCCTGCCCCCagtgtcttcctttcttcccagccCTTCTGTCCCCTGGGCCTTCACCTGCAAGCTGAAAAATGTCCTTAA